One genomic segment of Rhizorhabdus phycosphaerae includes these proteins:
- a CDS encoding DMT family transporter, with translation MMKPSADHGVRWRLIGFALSATGSLLFALKGILIKLIYVYGIDTTALLAIRMGLSLPIFLGVGLFEWIRRLPADRPDAKSLGLAAAIGVLGYHCSSWLDFEGLQTLEAQTERLILFTYPFLVIIFGRMIFGHRLRAHALGGAGLAYAGLAVMFGAEPARLSPSMLTGATLVFGAAATFALYQLFARELILRCGPALFTAVAMSAASVSLIAQFLLTRDIGELAAPAPAWRLMVALAIFSTVVPTFLMSAGTARIGAQGTAIISTVSPLLTIILAVAILAEPFGWPEAVGTLLVIGGTGLFTLIETRSQRRAR, from the coding sequence ATGATGAAGCCTTCCGCCGATCATGGCGTTCGCTGGCGGCTGATCGGCTTCGCCCTGTCCGCGACGGGCTCCCTTCTGTTCGCGCTCAAGGGCATTCTCATCAAGCTGATCTATGTCTACGGCATCGACACGACCGCGCTGCTCGCGATCCGCATGGGCCTGTCGCTGCCGATCTTCCTCGGCGTAGGCCTGTTCGAGTGGATCCGCCGCCTGCCCGCCGACCGGCCGGACGCGAAATCGCTCGGGCTCGCTGCCGCTATCGGGGTACTCGGCTATCATTGCTCGTCCTGGCTCGACTTCGAGGGGTTGCAGACGCTTGAGGCCCAGACCGAGCGGCTGATCCTCTTCACCTATCCTTTTCTCGTCATCATCTTCGGGCGGATGATCTTCGGCCACCGGCTGCGCGCCCATGCGCTGGGCGGTGCCGGGCTTGCCTATGCCGGGCTCGCCGTGATGTTCGGCGCCGAGCCGGCAAGGCTCAGCCCATCGATGCTGACGGGCGCGACGCTGGTGTTCGGCGCCGCGGCGACCTTCGCGCTCTACCAACTGTTCGCCCGCGAGCTGATCCTGCGCTGCGGCCCGGCGCTGTTCACCGCCGTCGCGATGAGCGCGGCGTCGGTTTCGCTGATCGCGCAATTCCTGCTCACCCGCGATATCGGCGAGCTGGCAGCACCCGCGCCAGCCTGGCGACTGATGGTCGCGCTGGCGATCTTCTCGACTGTCGTTCCGACCTTTCTGATGTCGGCCGGCACGGCGCGGATCGGCGCGCAGGGAACGGCGATCATCTCGACCGTGAGCCCTCTCCTTACCATCATTCTCGCCGTGGCGATCCTGGCCGAACCCTTTGGCTGGCCCGAAGCGGTCGGGACGCTGCTGGTCATCGGCGGCACCGGACTGTTCACCCTGATCGAAACCCGGAGCCAGCGTCGAGCGCGTTGA
- a CDS encoding DUF1993 domain-containing protein encodes MALTALLIPTFRQMLRALDGWLGKAADHWTAEGRNPDDILALRLAPDMYPLASQLRFACFQAQEPVWRLRGLAMPDELLALRAGAWSPGGDGETLEEARMHIAGAIDLLGSVTPDALDAHAGQPIALELPNGMIFDMDGTSYARDWALPQFYFHSTTAYAILRSHGVPLGKPDYVPQMFAYIRPGTMPTT; translated from the coding sequence ATGGCGCTCACGGCATTGCTCATTCCCACCTTCCGCCAGATGCTCCGGGCGCTCGACGGCTGGCTGGGCAAGGCGGCCGACCATTGGACCGCAGAAGGCCGGAACCCCGACGATATTCTCGCGCTCCGGCTCGCGCCCGACATGTATCCGCTCGCTTCGCAGCTCCGCTTTGCCTGCTTCCAGGCACAGGAGCCAGTGTGGCGCCTGCGCGGATTGGCCATGCCCGACGAACTGCTGGCCCTCCGAGCGGGTGCCTGGAGCCCAGGTGGGGACGGTGAGACGCTCGAAGAGGCACGGATGCACATCGCAGGGGCGATCGATCTACTGGGATCGGTCACGCCGGATGCGCTCGATGCCCATGCGGGACAACCGATCGCACTCGAACTGCCGAACGGCATGATCTTCGACATGGACGGCACGAGCTATGCCCGCGACTGGGCGCTCCCCCAATTCTATTTTCACAGCACGACCGCCTATGCGATCCTGCGCAGCCATGGCGTACCGCTCGGCAAGCCCGACTACGTCCCGCAGATGTTCGCCTATATTCGGCCCGGCACTATGCCCACGACGTAA
- a CDS encoding molybdopterin-dependent oxidoreductase, with translation MTITRRRLLAGFAAGTGGLLLGGCDRINALPSVRTALKSAEGLTMRSQRLIAGRDALAPEFSRADLSPVFRSNGTFQPAGADYEAHKQAGFSDWKLTIDGLVRSPLSLSMTQIRSMPARTQITRHDCVEGWSAIGQWTGVPLKLLLDMAGLRDGARYLIFRCADRYGPMPYYESIDLIDAFHPQTIMAWGLNGALLPVGNGAPLRLRVERQLGYKHAKYVQYIQVVAGLSEYGLGKGGYWEDHHDYAWYAGI, from the coding sequence ATGACGATCACGCGACGCCGCCTGCTGGCAGGCTTTGCCGCAGGGACCGGCGGTCTGCTCCTGGGCGGATGCGACCGGATCAACGCTCTGCCCTCGGTACGAACGGCTTTGAAGTCTGCTGAAGGTCTGACGATGCGATCGCAGCGGCTGATTGCCGGACGCGACGCCCTCGCGCCCGAATTCTCGCGTGCGGACCTCTCGCCGGTCTTCCGATCCAACGGAACCTTCCAGCCGGCGGGTGCCGATTATGAAGCGCATAAACAGGCGGGTTTTTCCGATTGGAAGCTGACCATCGATGGCCTGGTCCGGAGTCCGCTTTCGCTCTCCATGACGCAGATCCGCTCTATGCCCGCGCGCACCCAGATTACGCGGCACGACTGTGTGGAGGGGTGGAGCGCGATCGGCCAGTGGACCGGTGTGCCGCTCAAACTGCTTCTCGACATGGCCGGGCTACGCGACGGCGCCCGCTATCTGATCTTCCGGTGCGCCGATCGTTATGGCCCGATGCCCTATTATGAGAGCATCGACCTTATCGATGCCTTCCACCCGCAGACGATCATGGCCTGGGGCTTGAACGGCGCGCTGCTGCCGGTGGGCAATGGCGCGCCGCTGCGGTTACGGGTCGAACGCCAGCTGGGGTACAAGCACGCAAAATATGTGCAGTATATCCAGGTAGTTGCTGGCCTGAGTGAATATGGGCTGGGAAAAGGTGGCTATTGGGAGGACCACCATGACTACGCCTGGTATGCGGGCATCTGA
- a CDS encoding cytochrome b/b6 domain-containing protein: MPLLVKRHRWPTRLWHWVNAATMLVMLMSGLMIFNAHPRLYWGDYGANSDKAWLQIGSRGDKGLLVLGRERFETTGVLGLWKDSAGIERRRAFPGWATIPTSYSLADARLWHFFFAWILVGSALLFFAASIVNGHFRKDLLPRRHELGLRHLWSDIVAHARLRFPRGEAAKRYGILQKIAYLSVIALLLPVIILTGLTMSPAMNAAWPWLLELFGGRQSARSIHFLCAAGLVAFFIVHIAMVILAGPFNEIRSMVTGWYKLPEERA; encoded by the coding sequence CTGCCGCTTCTGGTCAAGCGGCATCGCTGGCCGACGAGGCTTTGGCATTGGGTCAACGCCGCCACGATGCTCGTCATGCTGATGAGCGGTCTGATGATCTTCAACGCGCATCCGCGCCTCTACTGGGGCGATTATGGCGCCAATAGCGACAAGGCATGGTTGCAGATCGGCTCGCGCGGGGACAAGGGGCTGCTCGTGCTGGGCCGGGAGCGGTTCGAGACGACGGGTGTGCTGGGGCTATGGAAAGATAGCGCGGGCATCGAGCGTCGTCGGGCCTTTCCTGGCTGGGCGACGATACCGACGAGCTACAGCCTTGCCGATGCACGGCTCTGGCACTTTTTCTTCGCCTGGATATTGGTTGGATCGGCGCTTCTTTTCTTCGCGGCAAGCATCGTCAACGGCCATTTCAGGAAGGACCTCCTGCCGCGCCGCCACGAGCTTGGACTGCGGCACCTCTGGTCGGACATCGTTGCGCATGCGCGGCTGCGTTTCCCGCGCGGGGAAGCTGCAAAGCGCTATGGGATTCTGCAGAAGATCGCCTATCTCTCTGTTATAGCTTTGTTATTGCCAGTCATCATCTTGACCGGACTGACGATGTCCCCCGCGATGAATGCCGCCTGGCCCTGGTTGCTCGAGCTGTTCGGCGGACGGCAGTCGGCGCGCTCGATCCATTTTCTATGTGCTGCCGGCCTCGTCGCCTTCTTCATCGTCCATATCGCGATGGTGATCCTCGCAGGCCCGTTCAACGAAATACGGTCGATGGTGACGGGCTGGTACAAGCTACCGGAGGAGCGGGCATGA
- a CDS encoding PilZ domain-containing protein: MASVSEQQQTDVRRFGRHRIMLAANLYSVHGELNCVLLDVSQGGAMLSATPPLPVGCRLLLERHAFEVPGIVRWVEGNRFGVQFEESIPEDVVQGLVSKSAQQD, encoded by the coding sequence ATGGCTTCCGTGAGCGAACAGCAACAGACGGACGTGCGGCGTTTCGGCCGACACCGGATCATGCTGGCCGCGAATCTCTATTCGGTCCATGGCGAGCTGAACTGCGTCCTCCTCGACGTCTCGCAAGGCGGCGCCATGCTCAGCGCTACCCCGCCCCTGCCCGTCGGATGCCGCCTGCTGCTCGAACGCCATGCTTTCGAAGTGCCGGGAATCGTCCGCTGGGTCGAAGGCAACCGGTTCGGCGTGCAGTTCGAGGAGTCGATTCCCGAAGACGTGGTGCAGGGGCTCGTGTCCAAGAGCGCCCAGCAGGACTGA
- the hrcA gene encoding heat-inducible transcriptional repressor HrcA: MSTRAREVFRVVVESYLGNGQPVGSRTISKLAGLNLSPASIRNVMQDLEELGLLEAPHTSAGRMPTQTGLRLFVDGMMQTAEPSADERAAIEARAARGGPVEEALAQTSAILSGLSACAGIVLVPPRELVLRQFSFVPLSREQAVAVMVGQDGSVENRVVDLPPGVPPSALVEAGNFINDRLAGLSLTEAKARIEAELKRGRAALDAAAASLVTQGLAVWSQDGSARPVLIVRGQANLIDPAAADDLERVRQLIDEIEGKEEIARLLDSARGGQGIKIFIGAENKLFSLSGSSVIAAPYRGGDGRVLGVVGVIGPTRLNYARIVPMVDFTAQALTRMLA; this comes from the coding sequence AATGGGCAGCCCGTCGGGTCGCGTACCATTTCCAAGCTGGCGGGCCTGAACCTGTCTCCGGCGTCCATTCGCAACGTCATGCAGGACCTGGAGGAACTCGGCCTCCTCGAGGCACCACATACATCGGCGGGGCGGATGCCGACCCAAACCGGCCTGCGCCTTTTCGTCGACGGCATGATGCAGACGGCCGAGCCTTCGGCCGACGAGCGCGCTGCGATCGAAGCGCGCGCGGCCAGGGGCGGGCCGGTCGAAGAAGCGCTGGCGCAGACCAGTGCGATTCTGTCCGGGCTTTCCGCCTGCGCCGGGATCGTGCTCGTTCCGCCGCGCGAACTCGTCCTGCGGCAGTTCAGCTTCGTTCCGCTATCGCGCGAGCAGGCCGTGGCGGTGATGGTCGGGCAGGACGGCAGCGTGGAGAACCGGGTCGTCGATCTGCCGCCGGGTGTCCCTCCTTCGGCGCTTGTCGAGGCCGGCAATTTCATCAACGATCGGCTTGCAGGACTGTCTCTGACCGAGGCCAAGGCAAGGATCGAGGCCGAACTCAAGCGGGGCCGTGCGGCGCTGGATGCGGCCGCTGCGTCGCTGGTCACCCAGGGCCTCGCCGTGTGGTCGCAGGACGGCAGTGCGCGGCCGGTCCTGATCGTGCGCGGGCAGGCCAATCTGATCGATCCGGCGGCGGCCGACGATCTCGAACGCGTTCGGCAATTGATCGACGAGATAGAAGGCAAGGAGGAGATCGCCCGCCTGCTCGACAGCGCGCGTGGCGGTCAAGGCATCAAGATCTTCATCGGGGCGGAGAACAAGCTGTTCTCGTTGTCGGGTTCTTCGGTGATCGCCGCGCCCTATCGCGGCGGTGATGGCCGCGTGCTCGGCGTGGTGGGAGTGATCGGCCCGACCCGACTCAACTATGCCCGCATCGTGCCGATGGTCGATTTCACGGCGCAGGCGCTGACCCGCATGCTCGCCTGA